The Venenivibrio stagnispumantis genome segment AAGATTTTTTTATTTTTCATTTTTGATAATGTATCAATTGCATTTTTTACAGATAAAGGATTTGCATTATAGCTATCATCTATTATGGTGAGATTATTTAATTTATATATTTCTCCTCTTTTTGATACGGCTTTAAAATCTTTTAGGTATTTAAGATTTTTTATAGGGTCTAAATCCAAGGCATATAAAACTGCAGATACGGCTCCTATATTATGAAATAATGCTTTGTTATAAACCGGAATTGTTAAAATTATTTCTTGATTTTTGTATTTTATAATACCGGTTGTTCCTTTTTCTGTTATATCTAAGGTTCTGACTTTTATATCTCCCTCTTCTCCAAAGGTTATATAATTTTTTAATTTATCATTATAAAATTTAACCAAATCATAAGGTAATATCTGATATTTTGTATTATTAAATATCTCTCCTTTTCCTTTTATAACATTTTCAAAACTACCGAATTTTTCAACATGTCCATATCCAACAGATACAAGAACTCCAATATCTTGATTAACAATATTATTTAAATATTCTATATCTCCTATCTTAGAAGCTCCCATCTCAAATATGCCTATCTCCGTGTTATCCGGAATATTTGCAAGGGTCAGTGGAACTCCTATCTCATTATTATAATTTCCTTTTGTTGCATAGCTGTTATATATATTTTTTAATACGAAATGTAAAAGCTCTTTTGTTGTGGTTTTTCCACTTGTTCCGGTTATTCCTATGGTAGCTTTTAAAGATTTTCTTTTATATATTCCTATTTTTTTTAATGCTTCTATGGAATTTGTAATATATATGCTGTTTTTATATCTTAAATCTTTATTTTCCGTAAAATGGGAAACTGCTCCATTTTTTAATGCATCTTCAATGAAAAAATGACCCTTATTAATCGGAACAAAAAAATCCCCTTCTTTTACCTCTCTGCTATCAATAACGAAATTTTCTATATTTATATCTTCTATATCTGTAAGTGGTTTTCCTTCTGTTATCTCAATTATCTTTTTAAGATGCATTTGTGAAATCTCTTAGTTTTTCAACAATTTCATAAGCTCTTTTAGAATATATAACTTCCTTAGATAGCTCTATTCCTTCTTTTATAGAATTAACAACTCCTACTGCTTCAATGGCAAAAGCAGAATTTAAAGCTACAAAATCAA includes the following:
- a CDS encoding UDP-N-acetylmuramoyl-tripeptide--D-alanyl-D-alanine ligase, whose protein sequence is MHLKKIIEITEGKPLTDIEDINIENFVIDSREVKEGDFFVPINKGHFFIEDALKNGAVSHFTENKDLRYKNSIYITNSIEALKKIGIYKRKSLKATIGITGTSGKTTTKELLHFVLKNIYNSYATKGNYNNEIGVPLTLANIPDNTEIGIFEMGASKIGDIEYLNNIVNQDIGVLVSVGYGHVEKFGSFENVIKGKGEIFNNTKYQILPYDLVKFYNDKLKNYITFGEEGDIKVRTLDITEKGTTGIIKYKNQEIILTIPVYNKALFHNIGAVSAVLYALDLDPIKNLKYLKDFKAVSKRGEIYKLNNLTIIDDSYNANPLSVKNAIDTLSKMKNKKIFVFGDMLELGEESEKLHKEIGEYILDSNIDMVLLYGKEVIHTYEILKGKIDVWIFDNKKDIAEFIKNIKEEATILVKASRGMKMEEIIEKLL